The following coding sequences are from one Epilithonimonas vandammei window:
- a CDS encoding TonB-dependent receptor plug domain-containing protein produces MKRTFTTLLSCGLCISAMAQNQENNIERVDLQGRFLSVSHNDVNENVTVITKKQIENSPATSIDELLQFYSGLDIRRRGSNGVQSDIGIRGSSFEQVLVLINGVRMNDSQTGHNTFNIPFDISAVERIEIIKGSSAKLYGQNVFAGVINIITKTSSQEQVTVKAQGGDFKTYDLSASGTFGTEKFTNLFQVSSGASDGYRYNTDYKIQNYFYQNKLKISNGSIGLQAGFSEKKFGANGFYASPAYTNQYEEMQSSVVSLQYEQKFSNLSVNSSVYWRRGQDMYLLKRENPSFYRNMHIGNNVGGTVNASYESPIGITSVGIDYRKEFLTSSNLGERKRDVTQVFFEHQVKFFDQKLEVNPGASWANYLGGDFFYPGVDLGYIFNQNHKIFGAISKGFRIPTFTDLYYNSPAEKGNPGLVPENAISSELGYRFQNQKILAKISGFMRNTTNGIDWQKEISSDPWKAVNITKIDLKGFETEFRHQPFAFLNYRLAYTYLDNKYRDEMKYSRFSLQNLKHQFVAQLDLRFLKFFSNQLIYKYSERVNLGSYNILDEQLNFRIKDLNFYVLINNLTNTKYTESNLVPMPGRWFHLGFTYQIKMN; encoded by the coding sequence ATGAAAAGAACTTTTACAACTTTGTTAAGCTGTGGTTTGTGCATCAGTGCAATGGCGCAGAATCAGGAAAATAATATAGAAAGAGTAGATCTCCAAGGTCGTTTTTTGTCGGTTTCGCATAATGATGTGAATGAAAATGTTACCGTTATCACCAAAAAGCAAATCGAGAACAGTCCGGCAACAAGTATTGATGAATTACTCCAGTTTTATTCTGGTTTGGATATCAGGAGACGCGGTTCCAATGGTGTGCAGAGTGATATCGGGATCAGAGGAAGTTCTTTTGAGCAGGTTTTGGTTTTGATAAATGGCGTGCGAATGAATGATTCACAAACGGGACATAATACATTTAATATTCCGTTTGATATTTCGGCAGTGGAACGCATCGAGATCATCAAAGGTTCATCTGCAAAGTTATATGGGCAAAATGTTTTTGCGGGTGTTATTAATATCATTACCAAAACATCTTCACAAGAACAGGTAACGGTGAAAGCGCAAGGCGGTGATTTCAAAACCTATGATTTGTCGGCATCTGGGACATTTGGGACAGAAAAATTTACGAATCTTTTCCAGGTAAGCAGTGGTGCTTCAGACGGTTACAGATATAATACAGATTATAAAATACAGAATTATTTTTATCAGAACAAACTAAAGATTAGCAACGGAAGTATCGGTTTGCAAGCAGGTTTTTCTGAGAAGAAATTTGGAGCAAACGGTTTCTACGCGTCACCAGCATACACCAATCAATATGAGGAAATGCAGTCTTCCGTTGTAAGTTTGCAATATGAGCAGAAATTCAGTAATCTTTCGGTTAATTCTAGTGTTTATTGGAGAAGAGGTCAGGATATGTATCTTCTTAAGCGTGAGAATCCCTCATTCTACAGAAATATGCACATCGGGAACAATGTAGGAGGAACCGTAAATGCTTCCTACGAATCACCTATAGGAATCACAAGTGTAGGAATAGATTACAGAAAAGAATTTTTGACCAGCAGTAATCTTGGTGAGAGAAAAAGAGATGTGACACAGGTGTTTTTTGAGCATCAAGTCAAATTTTTCGATCAGAAGCTGGAAGTTAATCCAGGGGCAAGCTGGGCTAATTATTTGGGAGGTGATTTTTTCTATCCAGGTGTAGATTTGGGCTATATTTTTAATCAAAATCACAAGATTTTCGGTGCGATATCAAAAGGTTTCAGAATCCCGACGTTTACAGATCTGTATTACAACAGTCCAGCAGAAAAAGGAAATCCTGGTCTGGTTCCGGAAAATGCAATTTCTTCTGAGTTAGGTTATCGTTTTCAGAATCAAAAAATATTGGCGAAAATCAGTGGGTTTATGAGAAACACAACCAATGGAATAGACTGGCAAAAAGAAATTTCATCGGATCCTTGGAAAGCCGTGAATATTACAAAAATAGATCTGAAAGGTTTTGAAACTGAGTTCAGACATCAGCCATTTGCGTTCCTGAACTACCGTTTGGCTTATACCTATCTGGATAATAAATACAGAGATGAAATGAAATATTCCCGTTTCTCTTTGCAGAATCTGAAACACCAATTTGTTGCTCAATTGGATTTGAGATTCCTAAAATTTTTCAGCAATCAGTTGATTTATAAATACTCTGAACGTGTGAATCTTGGCAGTTATAATATTTTGGATGAGCAACTTAATTTCCGAATCAAAGACTTAAATTTTTATGTCTTAATTAATAACCTTACAAATACCAAATACACAGAATCTAATCTGGTTCCGATGCCGGGAAGATGGTTTCATCTAGGATTTACTTATCAGATTAAAATGAATTAA